One genomic window of Cannabis sativa cultivar Pink pepper isolate KNU-18-1 chromosome 2, ASM2916894v1, whole genome shotgun sequence includes the following:
- the LOC115718727 gene encoding fasciclin-like arabinogalactan protein 12, with translation MNTKHFVTIFSFLTLIFFHATTLATTPTAHAPSQSPAQAPTKPLLAQPPKKSKSSSGAPALDSVASSAPPLSQEPIVQAPPHKGRSRIPTDVAGILEKVGGFSVFNRLLKSTEVLTQIENQLSASNSLTILAPTNDAFASSLKPGTLNTLTKEQKIQMIQYHVLPTFISLSNFQTLSNPVRTQAANTYDYPMNITTEGNWVNISTGIVNASITATVFSDDQLAIYRVDKVLLPLGVFAPRPKLQPSPSPSALLAKPTKDSSSNSSSSGSSSMSSRADGPGGASEDNDDDQKTNSASSASDFTIRARMMSFGAVIVSMVATKYILVLI, from the coding sequence ATGAATACCAAACACTTTGTCACGATCTTCTCATTCCTAACCCTAATCTTCTTCCATGCAACAACTTTAGCCACAACCCCAACTGCTCATGCCCCATCCCAATCACCAGCACAAGCACCAACCAAACCCTTATTAGCTCAACCCCCAAAGAAGTCAAAGTCTTCTTCGGGGGCGCCTGCCCTAGATTCAGTGGCCTCTTCTGCTCCACCCTTGTCACAAGAGCCAATAGTCCAAGCTCCACCCCACAAAGGCCGAAGCAGGATCCCCACCGACGTGGCAGGAATCCTCGAAAAAGTAGGAGGCTTTAGTGTCTTCAACCGCCTCCTTAAAAGCACCGAAGTACTCACTCAGATCGAAAACCAACTGAGTGCCTCAAACAGCTTAACCATCTTAGCCCCAACAAACGATGCCTTCGCCTCTTCACTCAAACCCGGAACACTCAACACCTTAACCAAAGAACAAAAAATCCAAATGATACAATACCATGTTTTACCAACTTTCATTTCACTTTCGAATTttcaaaccctaagcaaccctGTCCGTACACAAGCTGCTAATACGTATGATTATCCTATGAACATTACTACTGAAGGTAATTGGGTTAACATATCTACCGGTATTGTTAATGCTTCTATTACCGCCACAGTGTTCTCTGACGATCAGTTGGCTATTTATAGAGTAGATAAGGTTTTGCTTCCTCTCGGTGTCTTTGCACCGAGACCAAAGCTTCAACCTTCTCCTTCACCCTCCGCTCTTTTGGCTAAGCCAACAAAAGATTCTTCATCAAATTCATCATCATCAGGTTCTTCTTCAATGTCCTCCAGGGCAGATGGCCCTGGTGGGGCAAGTGAGGATAATGATGATGATCAGAAGACGAATAGTGCTTCTAGTGCATCTGATTTTACTATTAGAGCTCGAATGATGTCGTTTGGAGCTGTAATAGTTTCCATGGTCGCAACAAAATATATTCTTGTGCTTATTTAG
- the LOC115720629 gene encoding DNA polymerase II subunit B3-1, which yields MASSKKPLSENQTPTTQIKKKKKKNDTTTANPKKNDKAKTNGTLKNHDQPPSTPSSTSDSHPEVENGSVLITKNLTTSTPTKSSNGKQKKQKKRERKEEPEESEDAKMNKFPMERIRRIVRSDDPDMRISNEAVFLVNKATEKFIEKFCGDAHACAIKDRKKALAYKHLSSVVSKRKRYDFLSDFVPEKVKAVDALAERKLLEAEAA from the exons ATGGCTTCCTCCAAAAAACCACTATCTGAAAACCAAACCCCAACCACTCAaatcaagaagaagaagaagaagaatgataCCACTACTGCCAATCCCAAGAAGAACGACAAGGCCAAGACCAATGGCACCCTGAAAAACCACGACCAGCCTCCGTCTACTCCATCCTCAACCTCCGATTCTCATCCCGAGGTTGAGAATGGCAGCGTTCTCATCACCAAAAATCTCACAACTTCTACTCCTACCAAATCCAGTAATGGGAAACAGAAGAAGCAGAAGAAACGAGAACGAAAGGAAGAGCCCGAAGAGAGCGAGGACGCGAAGATGAATAAGTTTCCCATGGAGCGTATTAGGAGGATTGTTAGGAGCGATGATCCAGATATGCGTATCTCTAATGAAGctgtttttttggttaataaagCTACG GAgaagtttattgaaaaattctGTGGCGATGCACATGCTTGTGCTATTAAGGATCGTAAGAAGGCTCTTGCTTACAAACACCTCT CATCAGTTGTGAGCAAACGGAAGAGATACGATTTTCTTTCAG ATTTTGTACCTGAGAAAGTAAAAGCTGTGGATGCTTTGGCCGAAAGAAAGTTATTGGAGGCTGAAGCAGCTTAG
- the LOC115718573 gene encoding fasciclin-like arabinogalactan protein 12, producing MMKQAVYFSFLFLNFFCHSKGATLLAHSPAQAPSKHVAVAPTKAKALTPTKAPTSLPVPAVEPPSQVPLVQAPPHKALHTPTDVTKILDKVGIFSVFIRLLKSTSVSIQIENQLNVSNTLTIFAPTNGAFGALKPGTLNTLSNEDKVQLVQYHILPSLVSLQNFETLSNPVRTQASNTNDFPLNVTVEGSSVNISTGIVNATISGTVYEDNQLAIYKVDKVLLPLGIFGPKPKTKQHLAPSPTPLKPSKDTNVSLPSSSTEESISSDVDEGDKSSKSKADVLMNNGVVNIGVVMIVVITMWGHF from the coding sequence ATGATGAAACAAGCTGTCTACTTCTCTTTCCTCTTTCTCAATTTCTTTTGCCACAGCAAAGGAGCCACATTATTAGCTCACTCTCCAGCCCAAGCTCCATCAAAACACGTAGCTGTAGCCCCAACTAAAGCTAAGGCCTTAACTCCAACCAAAGCACCAACATCATTGCCAGTGCCAGCAGTGGAGCCACCATCACAAGTGCCACTCGTCCAAGCACCACCTCACAAAGCCCTTCACACACCTACTGATGTCACCAAAATCCTCGACAAAGTTGGTATCTTTAGTGTCTTTATTCGCCTCCTTAAGAGTACTTCAGTAAGCATTCAGATAGAGAATCAGTTGAATGTATCCAACACATTGACCATTTTCGCCCCAACAAATGGGGCCTTTGGTGCTCTGAAACCTGGCACTCTCAACACACTCTCTAATGAAGACAAAGTCCAGCTTGTCCAATACCACATTCTTCCCTCTTTGGTTTCACTACAAAACTTTGAGACTCTTAGCAATCCTGTACGGACACAAGCTAGTAATACCAATGATTTCCCTCTAAATGTTACTGTGGAAGGAAGCTCTGTTAACATATCTACTGGAATTGTTAATGCTACCATTTCTGGTACTGTTTATGAGGATAATCAACTTGCTATTTACAAGGTTGATAAGGTGTTGTTGCCTTTGGGAATCTTCGGTCCGAAACCGAAGACAAAGCAGCACCTAGCGCCTTCTCCCACACCATTGAAGCCATCTAAAGATACTAATGTGTCGTTACCTTCTTCCTCTACTGAAGAATCCATTAGCTCGGATGTGGATGAAGGGGACAAGTCCTCAAAGTCGAAGGCTGATGTACTTATGAATAATGGTGTTGTAAACATTGGAGTTGTTATGATTGTTGTAATCACTATGTGGGGTCATTTTTAG
- the LOC115718729 gene encoding fasciclin-like arabinogalactan protein 12, which translates to MKQTLISFSFILLILSHTTMSLTHQAPAKAPSAHIAATKGATPAVAPTKPKVATPTPTTTPARAPTSSEAQAPSAEPLVEAPPRKAKPEPTDVVKILDKAGTFSVFTRILKSTQVIEQIENQLNTSNSMTILAPTNGAFSALKPGTLNFLNAEQKVQLVQYHILPSFISISSFQTLSNPVRTQASNTDEYPLNITTQGNWVNISTGVVNTTISGTIYADSQLAIYKIDKVLLPMAIFAPTKLHKALAPAPALLAKPTKGLAGSGKGSDSSSDPSSSTSTLDDNPVSSMHASSAFRNGMVATIGVINVFGAIAILF; encoded by the coding sequence ATGAAGCAAACTCTCATATCTTTTTCATTCATACTTCTCATCTTATCTCACACCACAATGAGTTTAACTCATCAAGCTCCAGCTAAAGCCCCATCTGCCCACATAGCCGCTACTAAAGGCGCCACCCCAGCCGTGGCGCCTACAAAACCTAAAGTAGCAACACCAACTCCAACAACAACCCCAGCTCGAGCCCCGACCTCATCAGAAGCACAAGCTCCCTCAGCAGAGCCACTAGTTGAAGCTCCACCGCGAAAAGCCAAACCCGAGCCAACCGATGTGGTTAAGATTCTTGACAAAGCCGGAACCTTTAGTGTCTTCACCCGCATACTCAAAAGCACCCAAGTAATCGAACAGATCGAAAACCAACTCAACACTTCCAACAGCATGACAATTCTAGCCCCAACTAATGGCGCTTTCTCCGCTTTAAAACCCGGAACACTCAACTTCCTAAACGCAGAACAAAAGGTACAATTAGTACAATACCACATCTTACCATCTTTCATTTCCATCTCGAGTTTCCAGACTCTCAGTAACCCTGTCCGTACACAAGCTAGTAACACTGACGAGTACCCTTTAAACATCACAACACAAGGTAATTGGGTTAACATATCAACTGGTGTTGTCAATACAACTATTTCTGGCACAATATATGCCGATAGCCAACTCGCTATTTATAAAATCGACAAGGTTTTGCTTCCCATGGCCATTTTCGCTCCCACTAAGCTTCATAAGGCCCTCGCACCTGCGCCTGCATTGCTTGCTAAGCCTACAAAAGGCTTAGCAGGTAGCGGTAAAGGGTCAGATTCGTCATCTGACCCCTCATCGTCTACTTCAACATTGGATGATAACCCAGTTTCTTCAATGCATGCCTCTAGTGCTTTTCGTAATGGCATGGTGGCAACAATTGGTGTCATTAATGTTTTTGGTGCAATTGCAATTTTATTTtga
- the LOC115718565 gene encoding fasciclin-like arabinogalactan protein 12, which translates to MMMKQVVYFSFLFLCFVYYCKGATLAHSPAQAPTKNVAIAPTKAKTITPTKAPTSLPVPAVEPPSQVPLVQAPPHKALYTPTDVTKILEKAGIFSVFIRLLKSTSVSIQIENQLNVSNTLTIFAPTNGAFGALKPGTLNTLSNEDKVQLVQYHILPSLVSLQNFETLSNPVRTQASNTNDFPLNVTVEGKSVNISTGVVNATISGTVYEDNQLVIYKVDKVLLPLGIFGLKPKTKQHLAPSPTPLKPSKDTNSSSSSSSSSSEESISPDMAEGDKSSKSKAIVLMNNGVVNIGVVMIVVIAMWGYF; encoded by the coding sequence ATGATGATGAAACAAGTTGTTTACTTCTCATTCTTGTTTCTGTGTTTTGTTTACTACTGCAAAGGAGCCACATTAGCTCACTCACCGGCCCAAGCTCCGACTAAAAATGTAGCTATAGCCCCAACTAAGGCTAAGACCATCACCCCAACCAAAGCACCAACATCATTGCCAGTGCCAGCAGTGGAGCCACCATCACAAGTGCCACTCGTCCAAGCGCCACCCCACAAAGCCCTTTACACACCAACAGACGTCACCAAAATCCTCGAAAAAGCCGGTATCTTCAGTGTCTTCATCCGCCTCCTTAAGAGTACTTCTGTAAGCATTCAGATTGAGAATCAACTGAATGTATCCAACACATTGACCATTTTCGCCCCAACAAATGGGGCCTTTGGTGCTCTGAAACCTGGCACTCTCAACACACTCTCTAACGAAGACAAAGTCCAGCTTGTCCAATACCACATTCTTCCTTCCTTAGTTTCACTCCAGAACTTTGAGACTCTCAGCAATCCTGTACGGACACAAGCTAGCAATACCAATGACTTCCCTCTAAATGTTACTGTAGAAGGGAAATCAGTTAACATATCCACTGGAGTTGTTAACGCTACTATTTCTGGTACTGTTTATGAGGATAATCAGCTTGTTATTTATAAGGTCGATAAGGTGTTGTTGCCTTTGGGAATCTTTGGTCTGAAACCGAAGACAAAGCAGCACTTGGCGCCTTCTCCCACACCATTGAAGCCTTCTAAAGATACTAATTCGTCTTCGTCTTCGTCTTCCTCCTCTTCTGAAGAATCTATTAGCCCGGATATGGCGGAAGGGGACAAGTCCTCAAAGTCGAAGGCTATTGTTCTTATGAATAATGGTGTTGTAAATATTGGAGTTGTTATGATTGTTGTAATCGCTATGTGGggttatttttag
- the LOC115718634 gene encoding fasciclin-like arabinogalactan protein 12: MMMKQVVYFSFLFLSFFCHCKGATLAHSPAQAPSKNVAIAPTKAKALTPTKAPTSLPVPAVEPPSQVPLVQAPPHKALHTPTDVTKILEKAGIFSVFIRLLKSTSVSIQIENQLNVSNTLTIFAPTNGAFGALKPGTLNTLSNEDKVQLVQYHILPTLVSLQNFETLSNPVRTQASNTNDFPLNVTVEGSSVNISTGIVNTTISSTVYEDNQLAIYKVDKVLLPLGIFGPKPKTKQHLAPSPTPLKPSKDTNSSSSSSSLSSSSSSEESISPDVAEGNKSKAVVLINNGVVHIGVVMVVVITMWGYF, from the coding sequence ATGATGATGAAACAAGTTGTCTACTTCTCATTCCTCTTTCTCAGTTTCTTTTGCCACTGCAAAGGAGCCACATTAGCTCACTCTCCAGCCCAAGCTCCATCAAAAAATGTAGCCATAGCCCCAACTAAGGCTAAGGCCTTAACCCCAACCAAAGCACCAACATCATTGCCAGTGCCAGCAGTGGAGCCACCATCTCAAGTACCACTCGTCCAAGCACCACCTCACAAAGCCCTTCACACACCAACAGACGTCACCAAAATCCTCGAAAAAGCCGGTATCTTCAGTGTCTTCATCCGCCTCCTTAAGAGTACTTCTGTAAGCATTCAAATAGAGAATCAGTTGAATGTATCCAACACATTGACCATTTTTGCCCCAACAAATGGGGCCTTTGGTGCTCTGAAACCTGGCACTCTCAACACACTCTCTAACGAAGACAAAGTCCAACTTGTCCAATACCACATTCTTCCCACTTTAGTTTCACTCCAAAACTTTGAGACTCTCAGTAACCCTGTACGGACACAAGCTAGCAATACCAATGACTTCCCTCTAAATGTTACTGTGGAAGGAAGCTCTGTTAACATATCTACTGGAATTGTTAACACTACCATTTCTAGTACTGTTTATGAAGATAATCAGCTTGCTATTTACAAGGTCGATAAGGTGTTGTTGCCTCTGGGAATTTTCGGTCCGAAACCGAAGACAAAGCAGCACTTGGCACCTTCTCCCACACCATTGAAACCTTCTAAAGATACTAATTCGTCTTCGTCTTCGTCTTCTTTATCCTCTTCCTCCTCTTCTGAAGAATCCATCAGTCCAGATGTGGCAGAAGGGAACAAGTCGAAGGCTGTTGTTCTTATCAATAATGGTGTTGTACATATTGGAGTTGTTATGGTTGTTGTAATCACTATGTGgggttatttttaa